The proteins below come from a single Kitasatospora sp. NBC_00315 genomic window:
- the sph gene encoding sphingomyelin phosphodiesterase: MPIATLRRTRRSGRAARLAAACAAAATLIAPLATAPAARAASAAVPALDVLTYNTFLMSTNLYPSWGQSYRAKAIASADFFQGHDVVVLEEAFDNTASDQLTAQASAAYPYHTPVVGRSTAGWDATGGSYSSTTPEDGGVTLLSKWPILHREQYVYRDACGSDWWSNKGFLYAVLNVNGVRTHVIGTHLQSTDSGCSAGQPASVRAAQLNAMRSFIDGRNIPAGEPVLIAGDLNIDSHGAEYPSLLANAGVAAADSRTGWANSFDTVDNSVAAYRYPGEPKEDLDYVLYRADHARPASWHNEVLHVHSAPWTVSSWGSSYTYTDLSDHYPLSAG, from the coding sequence ATGCCGATCGCCACCCTCCGTCGTACCCGCCGCAGTGGGCGCGCCGCGCGACTCGCCGCCGCCTGCGCGGCCGCAGCCACCCTGATCGCCCCGCTCGCCACCGCACCCGCCGCCCGGGCGGCGTCGGCGGCCGTGCCGGCGCTCGACGTGCTGACCTACAACACCTTCCTGATGAGCACCAACCTGTACCCCAGCTGGGGTCAGTCCTACCGCGCGAAGGCCATCGCCTCGGCCGACTTCTTCCAGGGCCACGACGTGGTGGTGCTGGAGGAGGCCTTCGACAACACCGCCTCCGACCAGCTCACCGCCCAGGCCTCGGCGGCGTACCCGTACCACACGCCGGTCGTCGGCCGCTCCACCGCCGGCTGGGACGCCACGGGCGGCAGCTACAGCTCCACCACCCCGGAGGACGGCGGGGTCACCCTGCTCAGCAAGTGGCCGATCCTGCACCGGGAGCAGTACGTCTACAGGGACGCGTGCGGCTCCGACTGGTGGTCGAACAAGGGCTTCCTCTACGCGGTGCTGAACGTGAACGGCGTCCGGACGCACGTGATCGGCACCCATCTGCAGTCCACCGACAGCGGGTGCTCGGCCGGTCAGCCGGCCTCGGTGCGGGCCGCGCAGCTGAACGCGATGCGCTCGTTCATCGACGGGAGGAACATCCCGGCCGGCGAACCGGTGCTGATCGCGGGAGATCTCAACATCGACTCCCACGGCGCCGAGTACCCGTCGCTGCTCGCGAACGCCGGCGTCGCGGCCGCCGACAGCCGGACGGGCTGGGCGAACTCCTTCGACACGGTCGACAACTCCGTCGCCGCCTACCGCTACCCGGGCGAGCCCAAGGAGGACCTCGACTACGTGCTCTACCGGGCCGACCACGCCCGGCCCGCGAGCTGGCACAACGAGGTCCTGCACGTGCACAGCGCGCCCTGGACGGTCAGCAGCTGGGGCAGCAGCTACACGTACACCGACCTGTCCGACCACTACCCGCTCAGCGCCGGGTAG
- a CDS encoding dihydrofolate reductase family protein — protein sequence MRIVISEFMSLDGVVQAPGGPEEDTDGGFAHGGWSHPFFDPEVVGAAFDDALGTAEALLFGRRTWQSMAAAWPERAGDPFADRMNAIPKYVLSRTLDASALTWANTTVLPGDEAVARIRELRAAEGGDLLVMGSPTLVRALLTEALVDELRLIVMPVLLGGGKSIFPDDATLRTLELVSTVTSGAGVNVCTYRPVAGA from the coding sequence ATGCGCATCGTGATCAGTGAGTTCATGAGCCTGGACGGCGTCGTGCAGGCGCCCGGCGGGCCGGAGGAGGACACCGACGGCGGCTTCGCGCACGGCGGCTGGTCGCATCCGTTCTTCGATCCGGAGGTGGTGGGCGCAGCCTTCGACGACGCGCTGGGCACGGCAGAGGCACTGCTCTTCGGGCGCCGTACCTGGCAGTCGATGGCCGCCGCCTGGCCCGAGCGCGCCGGTGACCCGTTCGCCGACCGGATGAACGCCATCCCGAAGTACGTGCTCTCCCGGACGCTCGACGCCTCCGCGCTGACCTGGGCGAACACCACTGTGCTCCCCGGCGACGAGGCGGTCGCCCGGATCCGCGAGCTGCGGGCGGCCGAGGGCGGCGACCTGCTGGTGATGGGGAGCCCCACCCTCGTGCGCGCCCTGCTGACCGAGGCCCTGGTCGACGAGCTGCGGCTGATCGTCATGCCGGTGCTCCTCGGCGGCGGGAAGTCGATCTTCCCCGACGACGCGACGCTGCGCACCCTCGAACTCGTCTCCACGGTCACCAGCGGCGCGGGCGTGAACGTGTGCACCTACCGGCCGGTCGCCGGGGCGTAG